From Pristiophorus japonicus isolate sPriJap1 chromosome 1, sPriJap1.hap1, whole genome shotgun sequence, a single genomic window includes:
- the LOC139249857 gene encoding suppressor of cytokine signaling 6, with the protein MKKISLKTIKKSFNLNKGKDENEFVVVQQPSLVTDFGKEDSLFSCYGKDLAGNDLSKADEDDKGPKNKAKGEGLMGTLKRRLSAKQKQKAKGSSPSVNSVEDDRFSSSSTPTSINDLKAQRPLRSTSLRSHHYSPTPWPLRSASSEETCIKMEVKVKALVHNNSPTQALNGVRKEFHDMQTDHVFQDQNNTIKEIESQNGNSHLNLDESCHGPVVIGLMPQNYIQYTMPLDEGMYPMEGSRTYCLDNPLPMEVASVPAHVCSSALQADEDPMVPDLMVASDIFLDPPVNGLLIGTTGVILQNSCSNHVDIPPLSPLLPPVPNQMQLTFPGFGGTAAHVAERVRHHLNFDPNSAPGVGRVYDSVQSNGPMVVTSLTEELKKLAKQGWYWGPITRWEAEEKLANVPDGSFLVRDSSDDRYLLSLSFRSQGKTLHTRIEHSNGRFSFYEQPDVEGHTSIVELIEHSIKDSENGAFCYSRSRLPGSATYPVRLTNPVSRFMQVRSLQYLCRFVIRQYTRIDLIQKLPLPNKMKDYLQEKHY; encoded by the coding sequence ATGAAGAAAATAAGCCTTAAAACGATTAAAAAATCCTTCAACTTGAACAAAGGCAAAGATGAAAATGAATTTGTGGTGGTACAGCAGCCGTCACTTGTCACCGATTTTGGGAAGGAGGACTCTCTCTTTAGTTGCTACGGGAAAGATTTGGCTGGTAATGATCTAAGCAAAGCAGATGAGGATGATAAAGGACCAAAAAATAAGGCAAAGGGTGAAGGTTTGATGGGTACGCTGAAAAGGAGGCTTTCTGCAAAGCAGAAACAAAAGGCTAAAGGGAGTTCACCTTCAGTCAATTCAGTGGAGGACGATCGATTTTCCTCCTCTTCAACCCCAACGAGCATTAATGATTTAAAAGCTCAAAGACCCTTGAGGTCCACGTCACTTCGTAGCCACCATTACAGTCCTACACCTTGGCCTTTGCGATCAGCCAGCTCGGAAGAGACCTGCATTAAAATGGAGGTTAAGGTCAAAGCATTAGTCCACAATAATAGTCCAACCCAGGCGTTAAATGGAGTTCGTAAGGAGTTCCACGATATGCAGACAGACCATGTGTTTCAGGACCAGAACAACACAATCAAAGAAATTGAGTCCCAAAATGGCAACTCTCATCTGAATCTTGATGAATCTTGTCATGGTCCTGTTGTTATTGGATTAATGCCTCAGAACTACATTCAGTACACAATGCCTTTAGATGAGGGAATGTATCCTATGGAAGGGTCCCGTACCTATTGTCTTGACAATCCATTGCCAATGGAAGTTGCATCAGTGCCAGCCCATGTATGTAGTAGTGCTCTACAGGCAGATGAAGACCCTATGGTCCCAGATTTAATGGTTGCTTCTGATATCTTCTTGGACCCGCCTGTAAATGGTCTATTGATTGGTACCACAGGTGTCATTTTGCAGAACTCCTGTTCTAACCATGTTGATATCCCTCCGCTATCTCCACTCCTACCTCCAGTTCCAAATCAAATGCAGTTGACATTTCCTGGGTTTGGTGGTACAGCGGCCCATGTGGCAGAAAGAGTTCGTCATCATTTGAACTTTGATCCAAATTCGGCTCCCGGAGTAGGAAGAGTTTATGACTCTGTGCAAAGTAATGGTCCAATGGTGGTCACAAGTCTCACCGAAGAACTGAAAAAACTTGCAAAGCAAGGATGGTACTGGGGCCCCATAACCCGTTGGGAGGCAGAGGAGAAGCTTGCCAATGTGCCTGACGGTTCTTTTCTTGTGCGCGATAGTTCTGATGACCGTTACCTTTTAAGCCTGAGTTTTCGTTCACAAGGCAAAACTCTTCACACTAGAATAGAGCACTCAAACGGCAGGTTTAGCTTTTATGAACAGCCTGACGTGGAGGGGCACACGTCCATCGTGGAGCTGATTGAGCATTCAATTAAGGATTCTGAAAATGGAGCATTTTGCTATTCTCGGTCTCGTCTGCCTGGCTCTGCAACTTATCCTGTAAGACTAACAAACCCAGTCTCCCGGTTCATGCAAGTGCGTTCACTACAGTATCTGTGCCGTTTTGTCATTCGTCAATACACTCGAATAGACTtaattcaaaaactgcctttgccaAACAAAATGAAGGATTATTTGCAGGAGAAGCACTACTGA